The following are encoded in a window of Dysidea avara chromosome 4, odDysAvar1.4, whole genome shotgun sequence genomic DNA:
- the LOC136254267 gene encoding lathosterol oxidase-like: protein MDLILDACDRSFFTPYVYPSSFEPTDWRRQLLSLILITTIAAYVLYFVCATLSYFFIFDRSLMQHPKFLKNQVRLEIRWTATSVPLVGLPTGAIFLLEVRGYSKLYDGVDGGTYGWLFILFSAFTFLMFTDGLIYWIHRGLHNKLVYKYIHKQHHKLLVPTPFASYAFHPIDSLVQSIPYHLYPFLFPLNKLLFLAFFVFVNVWTVSIHDGDYRVPELLKPFINGSAHHTDHHLFYNYNYGQFFTLWDRIGGSFKNPSAFEGEGPGDTVKRLLAVKEN, encoded by the coding sequence ATGGATTTAATCCTGGACGCGTGCGATCGTTCCTTCTTCACGCCATACGTGTATCCTTCTAGTTTTGAACCAACTGACTGGCGCCGTCAATTACTCAGCCTAATTCTGATAACTACCATCGCCGCCTATGTGTTATACTTCGTCTGTGCGACCTTGAGTTATTTCTTCATCTTCGACCGATCACTGATGCAGCACCCGAAGTTCCTCAAGAATCAAGTGAGGTTGGAGATACGGTGGACTGCTACGTCTGTCCCCTTAGTGGGTTTACCAACTGGTGCAATTTTTCTGCTAGAGGTGCGTGGCTATAGCAAGTTGTATGATGGGGTCGACGGTGGTACATATGGATGGCTGTTTATTCTGTTTAGTGCTTTCACATTTTTGATGTTCACTGATGGTTTAATATACTGGATACACCGTGGCCTCCATAACAAACTGGTGTACAAGTATATTCATAAGCAGCACCACAAGTTGTTAGTGCCAACACCCTTTGCCAGCTATGCCTTTCATCCGATTGATTCTTTGGTGCAAAGTATTCCTTATCACCTCTACCCCTTCCTGTTTCCATTAAACAAGCTACTATTTCTTGCATTTTTTGTCTTTGTCAATGTTTGGACTGTGTCGATTCATGATGGTGACTATCGTGTACCTGAGCTATTAAAGCCGTTCATCAATGGATCTGCCCATCACACAGATCATCACCTATTTTATAACTACAATTATGGCCAGTTCTTCACTCTGTGGGATCGCATTGGTGGTTCATTCAAGAATCCGAGTGCTTTCGAAGGTGAGGGTCCAGGAGATACTGTGAAAAGATTACTTGCTGTAAAAGAAAATTGA